The Candidatus Methylomirabilota bacterium genomic sequence GTCCTTGGTCCAGTCGATGATCTGGTTCCACTTGCCCTGGTGCCACTGCGTGAGCCGGTAGCTGCCGTTGGCGCTGATCCCGAAGACCGCGTAGAGGTCGTTGTTGTCGTTCGAGGCGCGGCCGAACTTGATCCCTAAGAGGTGGTTCTGGGGGCCGCCGCGGAGCCGGACCGTCAGCTCCACGCGCACGGCGTCCTCGAACTGGCCGGCGTAGGTGAGCCGCGGCTCGCAGGTGCCGTCGCCGTTGTTGGACTTGACCCAGTAACCCGAGTCCTCGTACCGCGCGGCGCAGATCTTGTCGGAGCCCACCCACGCCCGGCGCTGGCCGCGGATGAAGTCGTCCTCGAACAGGACGCGGCCGCGGCCGCCGACATAGGGCGGCGGCTGGTCGACGCGCACGGTCTCCATGTCGACCGTCACGCTGGTCCGCTGGTTCGCGATCACCTGGATGGTGCGCTCCCAGTCCCGGTATCCGGACCGGCGCGCGGTCACCCGCTGCGGGCCCGAGGGCACGTTGTCCGCGACGAGCGCGTAGCCGGCGCGGAGCGTGCCGATCCGCTGGTCCCCGACGAAGATCTCCGCCCCGTCGACGGACCCGGTGATGGCGAGGCTTCCGACGTCCTCCTGCGTCCGCGCGGCGCCGGGCACCAGCGCGAGCACGATTCCGACAATCACGGCCAGCGTCGCGAGTCGACCAGTCATGAGCGCACCTCCCGGCCCCGCATCCTATCAAGGATCGCGTCCACGTCGTACACACACCCGCCCCAGGTGCCGCCGCCGGCCTGCTGGAGCGCCGCCCAGAGCCGCGTATCGTCCGGCAGGTCGGGATCGGGGCCGAGGTCCGGACGCGGCGGCCGGGCGGCGAGCACCCGCGCGCCCTCCGCGGGCCCGAAGCGCGTCTCGCCGTGCCCCACGAGGTCCACGCTCCCCTCGAGGCGCTTCGTGTCGATCACGATCTGGACGAGGTCGCCGTCGAGCACCTTGCCGATCGGCCCGCCGGCGAGCGCCTCGGGCCCGACGTGGCCGATGCAGGCTCCCGTGGACACGCCGGAGAAGCGCGCGTCGGTGAGCACCGCGACGTGCTTGCCCCACGACAGGTGCTTGAGCGCGGCGGTGATCTGGTAGATCTCCTCCATCCCCGCCCCCAGCGGCCCGCGGCACGCGAGGACGAGGACGTCGCCGGGCTTGAGGCGCTCCGGCCCCTGGCTCTTGATCGCCGCGATCGCCGCGCGCTCGCGCACGAAGACGCGCGCGGGGCCGACCTTGCGGTAGATGCCGTCGGCGTCCACGACGGCGGGATCGATGGCCGTGCTCTTGATCACCGCGCCCTCGGGGGCGAGGTTCCCGCGCGGGAAGGTCACCGTGCTCGTGAGGCCGCGGCGCCGCGCCCGCTCGGGGTCCATGACGACGTCGTCGGGGTCCACGCCGTCGCGGCGGAGCCGCTCGCGCAGCGCCGCCCGCCGCTCCGAGCCCTCCCACCAGTCGAGGAGCCGGCCGAGCCGCTCCCCCGCGACCGTCACGCAGTCCTCGTCGAGCAGCCCGAGGCGCCGGAGATGGCGCATGACCTCGGGGACGCCGCCGGCGAGGAACACGCGCACCGTTGGATGGCCCACCGGGCCGTTCGGCAGGACGTCCACGATACGCGGGACGCGCCGGTTGACGGCGATCCAGTCGTCCACGCCCGGGCGCCGGAGGCCCGCCGCGTGGGCGATCGCCGGCACGTGCAGGAGCAGGTTCGTCGAGCCGCCGAACGCGGCGTGCACGACCATCGCGTTCCGCACCGCGGCGTCCGTGACGATCGCGCGCGTGGTGAGGCCGCGCGCCTCGAGGGCCACGAGGGCGCGCGCCGAGCGCCGCGCCATGTCGATCCAGATCGGCTGGCCGGACGGCGCCAGGGCGCTGTGGGGCAGCGTCAGGCC encodes the following:
- a CDS encoding carboxypeptidase-like regulatory domain-containing protein encodes the protein MTGRLATLAVIVGIVLALVPGAARTQEDVGSLAITGSVDGAEIFVGDQRIGTLRAGYALVADNVPSGPQRVTARRSGYRDWERTIQVIANQRTSVTVDMETVRVDQPPPYVGGRGRVLFEDDFIRGQRRAWVGSDKICAARYEDSGYWVKSNNGDGTCEPRLTYAGQFEDAVRVELTVRLRGGPQNHLLGIKFGRASNDNNDLYAVFGISANGSYRLTQWHQGKWNQIIDWTKDAVVRTGYGATNHLAVEIAGRKIRCYINDKFVGTGTAFGDVRGYLGLYLNEKDMEADFTNLRVLELQR
- a CDS encoding YjhG/YagF family D-xylonate dehydratase translates to MEFEAIVGSDRAVWEIRTAGPGPAGRLPLTAEMLLERPSGDIFGLTQNAGMGWDPRELGRPQFLLLSTLGGIRAPDGRPIALGYHTGHWEIGLLLQAAAEELAALGCLPFAGFCSDPCDGRTQGTIGMMDSLAYRNDAAQIFRRLIRSLPTRKGVLGVATCDKGLPAMMMALAAMRDLPCVLVPGGVTLPPEQGEDAGKVQSIGARFAHGELTLDQAAELGCRACGSPGGGCQFLGTAATSQVIGEALGLTLPHSALAPSGQPIWIDMARRSARALVALEARGLTTRAIVTDAAVRNAMVVHAAFGGSTNLLLHVPAIAHAAGLRRPGVDDWIAVNRRVPRIVDVLPNGPVGHPTVRVFLAGGVPEVMRHLRRLGLLDEDCVTVAGERLGRLLDWWEGSERRAALRERLRRDGVDPDDVVMDPERARRRGLTSTVTFPRGNLAPEGAVIKSTAIDPAVVDADGIYRKVGPARVFVRERAAIAAIKSQGPERLKPGDVLVLACRGPLGAGMEEIYQITAALKHLSWGKHVAVLTDARFSGVSTGACIGHVGPEALAGGPIGKVLDGDLVQIVIDTKRLEGSVDLVGHGETRFGPAEGARVLAARPPRPDLGPDPDLPDDTRLWAALQQAGGGTWGGCVYDVDAILDRMRGREVRS